A genomic window from Salvia hispanica cultivar TCC Black 2014 chromosome 5, UniMelb_Shisp_WGS_1.0, whole genome shotgun sequence includes:
- the LOC125188347 gene encoding anaphase-promoting complex subunit 5 isoform X2, which yields MTAVSKPPSSFAVTPHKLSICILVQVYAPPSQISIPFPFSSVSQHNCLGIFLISLTKECGGIFEPTLDELITQLKEIDGLLNHWLSDHLMGRLSSLASPDDLFNLFADLRGILGGSDSNVMDDDQIMLDPNSIIGMFVRRCLLTFNQMSFEGICHLLTSIGAYCKDSFSDSGISSSHRLEHMDKNAEAKSCLFSSSDMSRDIGSVSGTFLHTNWQVQGYLSEQADVIEKYGSSFPLDAFESILKKLQQLAPELHRVHYLRYLNNLYHDDYPGALENLHRYFDYSAGTEGVECVPPPSGCSSFGRYEIALLCLGMMQFHLGHPKEALEVLTEAVRVSQQYSDDTCLAYTLAAISNLLSEVGISKTSGIIGSSYSPVAGMGTSLSVQQQLYVLLRRSLKRAESLKLKRLVASIHLEIAKYDITHVQRPLLSFGPKASMKLRTYPANIYKELWLSSRLINDFGDESSVLTADGAFCTKWLKSLKKPLDSLIFSQENESRSNSSSFQFSAQPSSIPGSVVQLLGSSYLVRASSWEMYGSAPLARINALTFATCFADSSSLSDAALAYSKLIQHLAVYKGYQDAFAALRIAEAKFACVSKSRIMLLKLQLLHECALHRGHLKLAQQFSDELGVLASSVTGVDMELKTETSLRHARTLLAANQYSQAAAVAHALFCTCYKFNMQVKNATVLLLLAEIHKRSGNAVLGIPYALASLSYCQSFNLDLLKASATLVLAELWLSLGPNHAKKALALLHSCFPMLLGHGGLELRSRALIMEAKCYLADPDFSVSDNPEMVLEPLTQASEELQLLEYHELASEAFYLLAIVYDKLRRYDDREEAASSFRKHITAFENPEGMDDSLFSRPSS from the exons ATGACGGCCGTTTCCAAGCCACCGTCGAGCTTCGCCGTCACTCCGCACAAGCTCTCCATTTGCATCCTGGTTCAAGTTTACGCACCGCCTTCTCAAATTTCCATCCCATTCCCTTTCTCCTCCGTTTCGCAGCACAACTGTCTCGGGATTTTCCTCATATCCCTCACCAAG GAATGTGGTGGCATTTTCGAGCCTACGCTTGATGAGCTGATTACTCAGCTGAAGGAGATTGATGGCTTGCTCAATCACTGGTTGAGTGACCACTTAATGGGGAGGCTTTCGTCGCTGGCCTCACCGGATGACTTGTTCAATTTATTTGCTGATTTGCGAG GGATCCTCGGGGGCTCGGACTCTAATGTTATGGATGATGATCAGATTATGCTGGATCCTAATAGCATCATTGGCATGTTTGTACGGCGTTGTTTGCTTACCTTTAATCAGATGTCATTTGAG GGTATTTGCCATCTCTTAACAAGTATCGGGGCATATTGCAAGGATTCCTTCTCAG ATAGTGGTATCTCTTCAAGCCACAGGCTGGAACATATGGATAAGAATGCAGAAGCTAAGtcttgtttattctcttcgAGCGATATGTCAAGGGATATTGGCTCTGTTAGTGGGACTTTCCTACACACAAATTGGCAGGTACAAGGCTACCTATCAGAGCAAGCAGATGTTATCGAGAA ATATGGAAGCTCTTTCCCTCTTGACGCTTTTGAGTCCATACTGAAAAAGCTCCAGCAGTTGGCACCTGAATTACATCGA GTTCACTACTTGAGATATTTGAATAACCTCTATCATGATGATTATCCTGGGGCACTGGAAAACCTCCACCGTTATTTTGATTATAG TGCAGGGACTGAAGGAGTTGAATGTGTTCCTCCTCCATCTGGATGCAGTAGTTTCGGAAGATATGAGATCGCTTTATTATGTTTAGGAATGATGCAATTTCATCTAGGACACCCGAAGGAAGCTTTGGAG GTATTAACTGAAGCAGTTCGAGTTTCTCAGCAG TACAGTGATGATACTTGTCTTGCATATACACTGGCTGCTATTTCCAACCTCTTGTCTGAAGTAGGAATATCAAAGACATCTGGAATTATTGGATCTTCATATTCACCTGTCGCTGGTATGGGGACGTCATTATCAGTCCAACAACAATTATACGTGCTTTTACGGAGATCTTTGAAGAGGGCAGAAAGTCTGAAGCTGAAAAGACTGGTAGCATCTATTCATCTCGAAATTGCTAAGTATGATATAACG CATGTACAAAGGCCACTGCTTTCATTTGGCCCGAAGGCTTCGATGAAACTTAGAACATACCCTGCCAACATCTACAAG GAATTGTGGTTGAGTTCTCGTCTAATAAATGATTTCGGGGATGAAAGTTCTGTATTGACTGCTGATGGCGCTTTCTGTACAAAATGGCTGAAAAGTCTTAAAAAGCCACTAGACTCATTGATATTCAGTCAAGAAAATGAATCAAGAAGTAATTCCAGTTCTTTCCAATTTTCTGCACAACCAAGCTCAATTCCTGGATCTGTTGTACAATTATTAGGATCGTCGTATCTAGTCCGTGCTAGTTCATGGGAGATGTATGGCAG TGCTCCTCTAGCTCGAATAAATGCACTGACTTTTGCAACTTGCTTCGCAGACTCCTCAAG TTTATCCGATGCTGCATTAGCATACTCCAAGCTTATCCAACATTTGGCTGTTTATAAAGGATACCAAG ATGCTTTTGCTGCCCTGAGAATAGCAGAAGCGAAGTTTGCATGTGTTTCAAAGTCCAGAATCATGTTATTGAAACTACAGTTGCTGCATGAGTGTGCTTTACATAG GGGACATTTAAAATTAGCTCAGCAATTCAGTGATGAGCTTGGTGTTTTGGCCTCCTCTGTGACTGGTGTGGACATGGAGCTGAAGACAGAAACTAGTCTCCGTCATGCTCGGACATTACTTGCTGCAAACCAGTATAGCCAG GCTGCAGCTGTTGCACATGCTCTATTCTGCACATGTTATAAGTTTAACATGCAAGTGAAAAATGCTACTGTTCTTCTGTTGCTTGCTGAGATACACAAG AGGTCAGGCAATGCTGTTTTAGGAATTCCATACGCTTTGGCTAGCCTTTCCTATTGCCAATCATTTAATCTGGATCTTCTAAAAGCCTCTGCAACATTAGTGTTGGCTGAGTTATGGCTTTCTCTTGGACCAAATCACGCAAAAAAGGCATTGGCCCTCTTACACAGCTGTTTCCCCATGCTTCTTGGTCATGGTGGTTTGGAGCTACGTTCTCGAGCACTTATTATGGAAGCAAAATGCTATTTGGCTGACCCAGACTTTTCAG TTTCGGACAATCCAGAGATGGTGCTAGAACCTTTAACACAAGCTTCCGAAGAACTTCAACTATTGGAG TATCATGAATTGGCATCAGAAGCTTTCTACTTGTTGGCCATTGTATACGACAAGCTCAGGCGGTATGACGACAGGGAAGAAGCCGCATCTTCGTTCAGGAAGCACATTACTGCATTTGAGAATCCAGAAGGAATGGACGATTCTCTCTTCA GCCGACCATCTTCATAG
- the LOC125188347 gene encoding anaphase-promoting complex subunit 5 isoform X1, whose protein sequence is MTAVSKPPSSFAVTPHKLSICILVQVYAPPSQISIPFPFSSVSQHNCLGIFLISLTKECGGIFEPTLDELITQLKEIDGLLNHWLSDHLMGRLSSLASPDDLFNLFADLRGILGGSDSNVMDDDQIMLDPNSIIGMFVRRCLLTFNQMSFEGICHLLTSIGAYCKDSFSGYQPYELPHLDESTSYSNVPSEYENMEMESFYEKSVEDFEERKMEIGRTPFHGHASKTFSEFSDDSGISSSHRLEHMDKNAEAKSCLFSSSDMSRDIGSVSGTFLHTNWQVQGYLSEQADVIEKYGSSFPLDAFESILKKLQQLAPELHRVHYLRYLNNLYHDDYPGALENLHRYFDYSAGTEGVECVPPPSGCSSFGRYEIALLCLGMMQFHLGHPKEALEVLTEAVRVSQQYSDDTCLAYTLAAISNLLSEVGISKTSGIIGSSYSPVAGMGTSLSVQQQLYVLLRRSLKRAESLKLKRLVASIHLEIAKYDITHVQRPLLSFGPKASMKLRTYPANIYKELWLSSRLINDFGDESSVLTADGAFCTKWLKSLKKPLDSLIFSQENESRSNSSSFQFSAQPSSIPGSVVQLLGSSYLVRASSWEMYGSAPLARINALTFATCFADSSSLSDAALAYSKLIQHLAVYKGYQDAFAALRIAEAKFACVSKSRIMLLKLQLLHECALHRGHLKLAQQFSDELGVLASSVTGVDMELKTETSLRHARTLLAANQYSQAAAVAHALFCTCYKFNMQVKNATVLLLLAEIHKRSGNAVLGIPYALASLSYCQSFNLDLLKASATLVLAELWLSLGPNHAKKALALLHSCFPMLLGHGGLELRSRALIMEAKCYLADPDFSVSDNPEMVLEPLTQASEELQLLEYHELASEAFYLLAIVYDKLRRYDDREEAASSFRKHITAFENPEGMDDSLFSRPSS, encoded by the exons ATGACGGCCGTTTCCAAGCCACCGTCGAGCTTCGCCGTCACTCCGCACAAGCTCTCCATTTGCATCCTGGTTCAAGTTTACGCACCGCCTTCTCAAATTTCCATCCCATTCCCTTTCTCCTCCGTTTCGCAGCACAACTGTCTCGGGATTTTCCTCATATCCCTCACCAAG GAATGTGGTGGCATTTTCGAGCCTACGCTTGATGAGCTGATTACTCAGCTGAAGGAGATTGATGGCTTGCTCAATCACTGGTTGAGTGACCACTTAATGGGGAGGCTTTCGTCGCTGGCCTCACCGGATGACTTGTTCAATTTATTTGCTGATTTGCGAG GGATCCTCGGGGGCTCGGACTCTAATGTTATGGATGATGATCAGATTATGCTGGATCCTAATAGCATCATTGGCATGTTTGTACGGCGTTGTTTGCTTACCTTTAATCAGATGTCATTTGAG GGTATTTGCCATCTCTTAACAAGTATCGGGGCATATTGCAAGGATTCCTTCTCAGGTTACCAACCGTATGAGTTACCACATTTGGATGAGTCCACTAGTTATTCAAATGTTCCATCAGAATATGAGAATATGGAGATGGAAAGTTTTTACGAGAAATCTGTGGAAGATTTTGAGGAAAGAAAAATGGAGATTGGAAGAACCCCTTTCCACGGACATGCATCAAAGACTTTTTCTGAATTTAGTGATG ATAGTGGTATCTCTTCAAGCCACAGGCTGGAACATATGGATAAGAATGCAGAAGCTAAGtcttgtttattctcttcgAGCGATATGTCAAGGGATATTGGCTCTGTTAGTGGGACTTTCCTACACACAAATTGGCAGGTACAAGGCTACCTATCAGAGCAAGCAGATGTTATCGAGAA ATATGGAAGCTCTTTCCCTCTTGACGCTTTTGAGTCCATACTGAAAAAGCTCCAGCAGTTGGCACCTGAATTACATCGA GTTCACTACTTGAGATATTTGAATAACCTCTATCATGATGATTATCCTGGGGCACTGGAAAACCTCCACCGTTATTTTGATTATAG TGCAGGGACTGAAGGAGTTGAATGTGTTCCTCCTCCATCTGGATGCAGTAGTTTCGGAAGATATGAGATCGCTTTATTATGTTTAGGAATGATGCAATTTCATCTAGGACACCCGAAGGAAGCTTTGGAG GTATTAACTGAAGCAGTTCGAGTTTCTCAGCAG TACAGTGATGATACTTGTCTTGCATATACACTGGCTGCTATTTCCAACCTCTTGTCTGAAGTAGGAATATCAAAGACATCTGGAATTATTGGATCTTCATATTCACCTGTCGCTGGTATGGGGACGTCATTATCAGTCCAACAACAATTATACGTGCTTTTACGGAGATCTTTGAAGAGGGCAGAAAGTCTGAAGCTGAAAAGACTGGTAGCATCTATTCATCTCGAAATTGCTAAGTATGATATAACG CATGTACAAAGGCCACTGCTTTCATTTGGCCCGAAGGCTTCGATGAAACTTAGAACATACCCTGCCAACATCTACAAG GAATTGTGGTTGAGTTCTCGTCTAATAAATGATTTCGGGGATGAAAGTTCTGTATTGACTGCTGATGGCGCTTTCTGTACAAAATGGCTGAAAAGTCTTAAAAAGCCACTAGACTCATTGATATTCAGTCAAGAAAATGAATCAAGAAGTAATTCCAGTTCTTTCCAATTTTCTGCACAACCAAGCTCAATTCCTGGATCTGTTGTACAATTATTAGGATCGTCGTATCTAGTCCGTGCTAGTTCATGGGAGATGTATGGCAG TGCTCCTCTAGCTCGAATAAATGCACTGACTTTTGCAACTTGCTTCGCAGACTCCTCAAG TTTATCCGATGCTGCATTAGCATACTCCAAGCTTATCCAACATTTGGCTGTTTATAAAGGATACCAAG ATGCTTTTGCTGCCCTGAGAATAGCAGAAGCGAAGTTTGCATGTGTTTCAAAGTCCAGAATCATGTTATTGAAACTACAGTTGCTGCATGAGTGTGCTTTACATAG GGGACATTTAAAATTAGCTCAGCAATTCAGTGATGAGCTTGGTGTTTTGGCCTCCTCTGTGACTGGTGTGGACATGGAGCTGAAGACAGAAACTAGTCTCCGTCATGCTCGGACATTACTTGCTGCAAACCAGTATAGCCAG GCTGCAGCTGTTGCACATGCTCTATTCTGCACATGTTATAAGTTTAACATGCAAGTGAAAAATGCTACTGTTCTTCTGTTGCTTGCTGAGATACACAAG AGGTCAGGCAATGCTGTTTTAGGAATTCCATACGCTTTGGCTAGCCTTTCCTATTGCCAATCATTTAATCTGGATCTTCTAAAAGCCTCTGCAACATTAGTGTTGGCTGAGTTATGGCTTTCTCTTGGACCAAATCACGCAAAAAAGGCATTGGCCCTCTTACACAGCTGTTTCCCCATGCTTCTTGGTCATGGTGGTTTGGAGCTACGTTCTCGAGCACTTATTATGGAAGCAAAATGCTATTTGGCTGACCCAGACTTTTCAG TTTCGGACAATCCAGAGATGGTGCTAGAACCTTTAACACAAGCTTCCGAAGAACTTCAACTATTGGAG TATCATGAATTGGCATCAGAAGCTTTCTACTTGTTGGCCATTGTATACGACAAGCTCAGGCGGTATGACGACAGGGAAGAAGCCGCATCTTCGTTCAGGAAGCACATTACTGCATTTGAGAATCCAGAAGGAATGGACGATTCTCTCTTCA GCCGACCATCTTCATAG
- the LOC125190913 gene encoding switch-associated protein 70 gives MASNGAPLGDADTQTSLEKIKRQLASSSGRQLLQGPLLKRSETLRKWNERWVILDPTTGKMEYKVRRNEPAVKGTITFDANSTITISPVNFQGLPKYDGCCFYIGTPQKKDYFLCAETPAATRAWVSTLHATQLVLKAHKEAVNTLSGNGSTKLGTVATVVAAANSTALEASKEIEAAMQVSMRNALGAMMNKTPDLPMDDLSIMKETLRVKDEELQNLARDVRARDSTIKELAEKLSETAEAAEAAASAAYTMDEQRRIACAEVERLTRDSEKQFESSKQKIRELEEKTQNLSREKDQLIEERDSAIREAHLWRSELAKARERAVILEGAAVRAEEKVRVTEADAEARLKEAIEKESTAANEKQELLSYINALQEQLKRQQMETREVFAERTDSRSSIGGDLPLTKHVDPSQENVDKACLSVSVTASSPAESDLHSIRESEWSDIETTEARIADVREVGPDAEEHSLDIPVVTFPTNGHPEHDSSHQP, from the exons ATGGCATCAAATGGAGCTCCACTC GGAGATGCTGACACGCAGACGAGCTTGGAGAAGATCAAAAGGCAGCTCGCCTCGAGCTCCGGCCGACAACTCCTTCAGGGACCCCTCTTAAAGCGATCCGAAACG CTACGGAAGTGGAACGAGAGGTGGGTGATTTTAGACCCAACAACTGGGAAGATGGAATACAA GGTCAGGAGAAATGAGCCGGCAGTAAAAGGAACCATAACATTTGATGCAAACAGCACTATCACAATTTCTCCTGTGAACTTCCA GGGACTACCAAAGTATGATGGATGTTGCTTCT ATATTGGGACACCACAGAAAAaggattattttctttgtGCAGAGACACCTGCTGCTACCAGAGCTTGGGTGTCAACACTACA CGCAACTCAACTGGTTCTCAAGGCTCACAAAGAAGCGGTGAACACCTTAAGTGGAAATGGATCCACAAAGTTAGGAACGGTTGCCACCGTTGTTGCTGCTGCAAATTCAACAGCACTGGAAGCTTCTAAAGAAATTGAAGCTGCCATGCAAGTTTCTATGAGGAATGCCTTGGGGGCTATGATGAATAAGACACCTGATCTTCCGATGGATGATTTATCAATCATGAAG GAAACGTTGAGGGTCAAGGATGAAGAGCTGCAAAATTTGGCAAGAGATGTTCGTGCTAGAGATTCAACCATAAAGGAATTGGCAGAGAAACTATCCGAGACCGCTGAAGCTGCAGAAGCTGCGGCCTCTGCTGCCTATACCATGGATGAGCAAAGGAGAATAGCATGTGCAGAGGTTGAGCGTCTGACTAGAGATTCAGAGAAACAATTTGAGTCATCTAAACAGAAG ATTAGAGAGCTTGAAGAGAAAACTCAGAATCTGAGCAGAGAGAAAGATCAGCTGATAGAGGAAAGGGATTCGGCCATTCGGGAAGCTCATTTGTGGCGTTCAGAGCTCGCGAAAGCTAGAGAGCGTGCTGTCATATTAGAAGGAGCAGCTGTTCGAGCTGAAGAGAAGGTCAGAGTTACAGAAGCTGATGCTGAAGCACGACTAAAGGAAGCAATCGAAAAAGAGTCAACTGCTGCTAATGAGAAGCAAGAATTACTTTCATATATCAATGCCTTGCAAGAACAGCTGAAAAG GCAGCAGATGGAAACCCGAGAAGTATTTGCAGAGAGGACCGATTCTCGCTCGAGTATAGGTGGTGATTTACCACTAACAAAGCATGTGGATCCGTCACAGGAGAATGTCGATAAAGCCTGCCTGAGCGTTTCAGTGACGGCATCATCACCTGCAGAATCAGATCTCCATTCTATCCGGGAGAGTGAATGGAGCGACATCGAAACCACAGAGGCTAGGATAGCTGATGTGAGAGAGGTTGGTCCCGATGCAGAAGAGCACAGCCTCGATATCCCTGTTGTAACTTTCCCAACCAATGGTCACCCGGAGCACGATTCTTCCCATCAGCCTTAG